In one window of Branchiostoma floridae strain S238N-H82 chromosome 14, Bfl_VNyyK, whole genome shotgun sequence DNA:
- the LOC118431087 gene encoding uncharacterized oxidoreductase YjmC-like, translating to MAAASVASHIVPKQEVIAFVERCMGAVGTPGAHASALAQALMTADYRGHFSHGLNRLDMYVQDIRSGMTVKDGEPTIVNERAGTAFVNGNNLLGPVVSNFCMDLAMRKAKDAGIGWVVACGSNHYSIAGYYSLKACDQGLVGMSFTNTSPLVVPTRARKGVLGTNPISVAAPGKEGDSFVLDMATSTCALGKIELHDRKGLPIPIGWGVDSAGRETTDPKAVLQGGGQMALGGSEVTGGYKGYGLAMMVELFCGILSGGAYGPNVRRWKTNDRVANLGQCFVAIDPEAFAPGFHDRMQDMMDCCRNLEPAEGETEVLVAGDPERKHMAMCDAQGGIPYHVNQFTHLQDLAKQLEVEPLKEKK from the exons ATGGCTGCAGCAAGTGTCGCATCTCACATCGTGCCAAAGCAGGAGGTGATAGCGTTCGTGGAGCGGTGTATGGGGGCTGTGGGTACACCGGGCGCGCACGCCTCTGCTCTGGCTCAGGCCTTGATGACAGCTGACTATAGGGGACACTTCAGCCATGGACTCAACAGGCTCG ACATGTATGTGCAGGACATCCGGTCAGGGATGACCGTGAAAGACGGAGAACCAACCATCGTGAACGAGCGGGCGGGGACCGCGTTCGTGAACGGGAACAACCTCCTGGGGCCGGTGGTGTCAAATTTCTGCATGGACCTCGCCATGAGGAAGGCAAAGGATGCTGGGATTGGATGGGTTGTTGCCTGTG GATCGAACCATTACAGCATTGCGGGGTACTACAGCCTGAAGGCTTGTGACCAGGGCTTGGTG GGTATGTCGTTCACCAACACATCTCCACTGGTGGTGCCAACAAGAGCCAGGAAG GGTGTTCTGGGCACCAACCCCATCTCCGTGGCGGCTCCAGGGAAGGAGGGCGACAGTTTCGTGTTGGACATGGCGACCTCTACATGTGCCCTCGGCAAG ATTGAGCTGCATGACAGGAAAGGGTTGCCCATCCCCATAGGCTGGGGAGTGGACTCTGCCGGCAGG GAAACCACAGACCCAAAGGCTGTCTTACAGGGTGGAGGTCAGATGGCACTGggagggtcagaggtcacag GAGGATACAAGGGTTACGGCCTGGCCATGATGGTGGAACTGTTCTGCGGGATCCTGAGTGGCGGGGCGTACGGGCCGAACGTACGCAGATGGAAAACAAATGACAGGGTCGCCAACTTG GGCCAGTGTTTTGTCGCCATTGACCCAGAAGCCTTTGCTCCAGGGTTCCATGACCGCATGCAGGACATGATGGACTGCTGTAGGAACCTGGAGCCG GCCGAGGGAGAGACAGAAGTGCTGGTAGCAGGGGACCCAGAGAGGAAGCACATGGCCATGTGTGATGCACAGGGGGGGATCCCGTATCACGTCAACCAGTTTACTCATCTG CAAGACCTGGCTAAGCAGCTGGAGGTGGAACCCTTGAAGGAGAAGAAGTGA